One window from the genome of Haloprofundus halobius encodes:
- a CDS encoding immunoglobulin-like domain-containing protein: MRNRREVIVLAGSLCTTCGCIGTNNTEKSSANNSSSEDPRTDRNATISPNPDSTTSSEEPTFKSEPQISSFEDERSDTSSCSQKIPLNKYLGDMSIRHSDDSVNGVVLKSSHETLQIGEEIRLSLINNTKERKEFGSYNKINIEIFDEEEWLNIFHIHEGFGFTDELYRIKPGSGFQWHFTVSQPGFSKGPFTVCSELIPGEYRFTYWGLNEKKSPAVQFTVE; encoded by the coding sequence ATGAGAAATAGACGTGAGGTAATCGTGCTCGCTGGGTCCCTCTGTACTACCTGTGGATGTATCGGTACAAACAATACTGAGAAGTCGTCAGCAAACAATTCGTCAAGTGAAGATCCCCGGACAGACAGAAACGCCACGATATCCCCAAATCCTGACTCTACAACTTCCTCGGAAGAGCCTACATTCAAAAGCGAACCACAAATCAGTTCTTTCGAGGACGAACGATCAGACACTAGTTCCTGTTCACAGAAAATCCCACTAAACAAATATCTTGGCGATATGTCAATTCGTCATAGTGACGATTCCGTAAACGGGGTTGTTCTCAAATCATCACATGAAACACTACAGATTGGAGAAGAAATACGTCTATCGCTGATTAACAATACTAAGGAAAGGAAAGAATTTGGATCATATAATAAAATAAATATTGAAATATTTGATGAGGAAGAATGGCTAAATATATTCCATATACATGAGGGTTTTGGATTCACCGACGAACTGTACAGGATCAAGCCAGGGAGTGGGTTCCAATGGCATTTTACTGTTTCCCAACCAGGCTTCAGTAAGGGTCCTTTTACTGTCTGTTCTGAGCTGATCCCAGGCGAATACCGTTTCACATATTGGGGTCTCAATGAAAAGAAATCGCCAGCAGTGCAATTTACTGTAGAATAG